Proteins co-encoded in one Sebastes fasciatus isolate fSebFas1 chromosome 11, fSebFas1.pri, whole genome shotgun sequence genomic window:
- the LOC141776381 gene encoding verrucotoxin subunit beta-like isoform X6 — MASKASGMMEVAALGRPFSLGMLYNCREDSLVPGMTLWDHDDLKRNISDRPQNYSDFEIVASESIADKSKALNVEASLKASFLGGLVEVEGSAKYLNDSKTSKNQVKVTLNYKATTKFQELSMNHLGRDNVKHPYVFDKGIATHVVTGILYGAQAFFVFDREVSEKEDHQNIQGNLKVMIKNIPNLAIEGEGSLKMENKDRENVDEFSCRFFGDFSLQKPPTSFQDAVEVYQSLPKLLGANGENAVPIKVWLLPLTTLDSSAAKLVRQISIRLVQESQSVLEHFSELEMRCNDALKTTTAQQFPQIGKKIKIFKEMCSEFRLELQGTLAKRLPLIRGGGEKEAVLTEILKKRCSSPFNNKNLNEWMDCKEREVCILKSFTNMMKNTKIVPSENGLHEESLSAEHAVCFVFTSLGSAEPYLSTLSNYLEQTPDDPQDPRTQDVEKKQWYASKEVAGVMRHKAKLFSDFAEANKENKNIKFLTVGSTNETQKGSSIYLYKDGHRDNENFEPPSKPETVTVGDINHNSVTLKISPPRFGAENITSYSVEYCVTGEDGWKQKTASTAGEVTVSDLSPNTEYMFRCRAVNSAGWVGPANEVSGSIKTLPCSPPGKPQVEPNSSEISVSWEKPAELGQGVHILSYILEYAVKDNRVKEEELQWSQMMSRAEKAIISGLQLETEYVVRVRCDCGVAGRSKESITVNVCTTTFTLTEFLKSTSKRMNHESPSVYQLLTEEDMDIHGCRRFNFGKESTRQNRTIVLFGATGSGKSTLINGMINYIVGVEWEDTFRFQLIDEDQLRSQAESQTSEVTVYKINHQDGFKIDHSLTIVDTPGFGDTRGIARDRKIIEHLRNLFSAEHGVSDISTIHTITKMCV, encoded by the exons GAATGACACTGTGGGACCATGATGATCTGAAGAGAAATATTAGCGACAGACCACAGAACTATAGTGACTTTGAGATAGTTGCATCTGAATCAATTGCAGATAAATCTAAAGCACTAAATGTTGAAGCCTCTCTGAAAGCAAGTTTCTTAGGTGGACTGGTTGAGGTAGAAGGATCGGCAAAATACCTGAACGATAGTAAGACTTCCAAAAATCAGGTCAAAGTAACACTGAATTACAAAGCTACCACAAAGTTCCAGGAACTGTCGATGAATCATCTTGGAAGAGACAATGTGAAACATCCGTATGTCTTTGATAAAGGAATAGCAACACATGTAGTCACTGGTATCCTTTATGGGGCACAAGCCTTCTTTGTCTTTGACCGTGAGGTGTCTGAAAAGGAAGATCATCAAAACATTCAGGGCAACTTGAAAGTCATGATCAAGAACATTCCCAACCTTGCGATAGAGGGTGAAGGTTCGCTGAAAATGGAAAACAAGGACAGAGAAAATGTTGATGAATTCTCCTGCAGATTCTTTGGAGACTTCTCCCTTCAGAAACCTCCGACATCCTTTCAGGATGCAGTGGAAGTCTACCAAAGTCTGCCAAAATTGCTGGGAGCCAACGGAGAAAACGCTGTACCGATAAAAGTCTGGCTGTTGCCACTGACAACTTTAGATTCTTCTGCTGCTAAACTCGTACGTCAGATAAGTATAAGATTAGTTCAAGAATCCCAGAGTGTCCTGGAGCACTTCAGTGAGCTGGAAATGAGGTGCAATGATGCATTAAAAACCACCACTGCACAGCAGTTCCCACAGATTGGCAAAAAGATTAAAATTTTTAAAGAGATGTGCTCTGAGTTTAGACTGGAACTTCAAGGAACCTTGGCAAAGAGACTTCCATTAatccgaggaggaggagaaaaagaggctGTGCTCACTGAGATCTTGAAGAAGAGATGCTCTTCTCCTTTCAACAACAAAAACCTGAACGAGTGGATGGACTGTAAAGAGAGAGAAGTCTGCATTTTGAAGTCTTTCACCAACATGATGAAAAACACCAAGATCGTTCCATCTGAAAATGGTCTTCATGAAGAAAGTCTCAGTGCAGAGcatgctgtgtgttttgttttcacctCGCTGGGAAGTGCTGAACCATACCTCTCAACTTTATCAAACTACTTAGAACAAACACCAGACGACCCTCAAGATCCACGCACTCAGGATGTAGAGAAGAAACAATGGTACGCCTCAAAAGAAGTAGCAGGTGTGATGAGGCATAAAGCAAAGCTCTTCAGTGACTTTGCAGAGGCCAACAAGGAGAACAAGAACATTAAGTTCTTGACAGTGGGATCAACAAATGAGACACAGAAAGGTTCAAGCATCTACCTTTATAAAGACGGCCATCGAGACAATGAGAACTTTGAGCCGCCTTCAAAGCCTGAAACGGTAACAGTAGGTGATATAAACCACAACAGTGTGACACTGAAGATTTCTCCACCCAGATTTGGAGCAGAGAACATCACCTCCTACTCTGTTGAGTACTGTGTCACTGGAGAGGATGGATGGAAACAGAAGACAGCATCAACAGCTGGAGAAGTCACAGTGAGCGATCTGAGTCCTAACACAGAGTATATGTTCAGATGCAGAGCAGTGAACTCAGCAGGTTGGGTTGGGCCAGCCAATGAAGTCAGTGGTTCCATTAAAACCTTACCTTGCAGCCCTCCTGGAAAACCTCAAGTTGAACCAAACTCAAGTGAGATATCAGTTAGCTGGGAGAAACCTGCTGAGCTTGGACAAGGTGTCCACATCCTGAGCTACATCCTGGAGTACGCCGTAAAGGACAACAGGGTGAAAGAGGAAGAACTCCAATGGAGCCAAATGATGTCAAGAGCTGAAAAGGCGATCATTTCAGGGCTTCAGTTAGAGACAGAATATGTCGTCAGGGTCCGATGTGATTGTGGTGTAGCCGGCAGAAGCAAAGAGAGCATCACTGTTAATGTCTGCACAACAACATTTACACTCACAGAATTCCTCAAAAGTACAAGCAAAAGGATGAATCACGAGTCACCCTCAGTTTATCAACTTCTGACAGAAGAAGATATGGACATCCATGGATGCCGGAGGTTTAACTTTGGCAAAGAAAGCACGAGGCAAAATCGCACTATTGTGCTTTTCGGAGCGACCGGATCAGGAAAGTCCACTCTGATCAATGGAATGATCAACTACATTGTTGGTGTGGAGTGGGAGGACACTTTCAGATTTCAATTAATTGATGAGGATCAACTGAGATCACAAGCTGAAAGCCAGACCTCTGAAGTCACTGTGTACAAGATCAACCACCAGGATGGTTTTAAAATAGATCACTCACTGACCATTGTGGACACTCCAGGGTTTGGAGATACAAGAGGCATAGCAAGAGACAGAAAGATCATTGAACATCTGCGTAATCTCTTCTCTGCTGAGCACGGCGTCAGTGACA TTAGCACAATTCACACCAtcacaaaaatgtgtgtttga
- the LOC141776381 gene encoding uncharacterized protein LOC141776381 isoform X3 yields the protein MASKASGMMEVAALGRPFSLGMLYNCREDSLVPGMTLWDHDDLKRNISDRPQNYSDFEIVASESIADKSKALNVEASLKASFLGGLVEVEGSAKYLNDSKTSKNQVKVTLNYKATTKFQELSMNHLGRDNVKHPYVFDKGIATHVVTGILYGAQAFFVFDREVSEKEDHQNIQGNLKVMIKNIPNLAIEGEGSLKMENKDRENVDEFSCRFFGDFSLQKPPTSFQDAVEVYQSLPKLLGANGENAVPIKVWLLPLTTLDSSAAKLVRQISIRLVQESQSVLEHFSELEMRCNDALKTTTAQQFPQIGKKIKIFKEMCSEFRLELQGTLAKRLPLIRGGGEKEAVLTEILKKRCSSPFNNKNLNEWMDCKEREVCILKSFTNMMKNTKIVPSENGLHEESLSAEHAVCFVFTSLGSAEPYLSTLSNYLEQTPDDPQDPRTQDVEKKQWYASKEVAGVMRHKAKLFSDFAEANKENKNIKFLTVGSTNETQKGSSIYLYKDGHRDNENFEPPSKPETVTVGDINHNSVTLKISPPRFGAENITSYSVEYCVTGEDGWKQKTASTAGEVTVSDLSPNTEYMFRCRAVNSAGWVGPANEVSGSIKTLPCSPPGKPQVEPNSSEISVSWEKPAELGQGVHILSYILEYAVKDNRVKEEELQWSQMMSRAEKAIISGLQLETEYVVRVRCDCGVAGRSKESITVNVCTTTFTLTEFLKSTSKRMNHESPSVYQLLTEEDMDIHGCRRFNFGKESTRQNRTIVLFGATGSGKSTLINGMINYIVGVEWEDTFRFQLIDEDQLRSQAESQTSEVTVYKINHQDGFKIDHSLTIVDTPGFGDTRGIARDRKIIEHLRNLFSAEHGVSDIDAVCFVAPAALAQFTPSQKCVFDSVLSIFGEDVAENIRILVTLADGQQPAVLEAIIASGVPCPKTKGGLPIHFKFNNSVLFADKKSSAADNMSDEDEDVGFEQMFWNMGTKGMKRFFVALNVIETKSLTMTKKVLRERKHLGNTYENFLKQVKVGLARLKEINETAVKLQIHEEEINRNKNFEFEVAFTMPVKVDISGTGSQKYRWEYEEVKQKRTVKELKKKYLKPSEAKKPAQALDEKLRAEYNRVKVEVRKLLESSAECYNRLKEKTLKPDPLSTLGFIDMLIEREKSEAKLGWKHRVWYLRDIQSVLIDK from the coding sequence GAATGACACTGTGGGACCATGATGATCTGAAGAGAAATATTAGCGACAGACCACAGAACTATAGTGACTTTGAGATAGTTGCATCTGAATCAATTGCAGATAAATCTAAAGCACTAAATGTTGAAGCCTCTCTGAAAGCAAGTTTCTTAGGTGGACTGGTTGAGGTAGAAGGATCGGCAAAATACCTGAACGATAGTAAGACTTCCAAAAATCAGGTCAAAGTAACACTGAATTACAAAGCTACCACAAAGTTCCAGGAACTGTCGATGAATCATCTTGGAAGAGACAATGTGAAACATCCGTATGTCTTTGATAAAGGAATAGCAACACATGTAGTCACTGGTATCCTTTATGGGGCACAAGCCTTCTTTGTCTTTGACCGTGAGGTGTCTGAAAAGGAAGATCATCAAAACATTCAGGGCAACTTGAAAGTCATGATCAAGAACATTCCCAACCTTGCGATAGAGGGTGAAGGTTCGCTGAAAATGGAAAACAAGGACAGAGAAAATGTTGATGAATTCTCCTGCAGATTCTTTGGAGACTTCTCCCTTCAGAAACCTCCGACATCCTTTCAGGATGCAGTGGAAGTCTACCAAAGTCTGCCAAAATTGCTGGGAGCCAACGGAGAAAACGCTGTACCGATAAAAGTCTGGCTGTTGCCACTGACAACTTTAGATTCTTCTGCTGCTAAACTCGTACGTCAGATAAGTATAAGATTAGTTCAAGAATCCCAGAGTGTCCTGGAGCACTTCAGTGAGCTGGAAATGAGGTGCAATGATGCATTAAAAACCACCACTGCACAGCAGTTCCCACAGATTGGCAAAAAGATTAAAATTTTTAAAGAGATGTGCTCTGAGTTTAGACTGGAACTTCAAGGAACCTTGGCAAAGAGACTTCCATTAatccgaggaggaggagaaaaagaggctGTGCTCACTGAGATCTTGAAGAAGAGATGCTCTTCTCCTTTCAACAACAAAAACCTGAACGAGTGGATGGACTGTAAAGAGAGAGAAGTCTGCATTTTGAAGTCTTTCACCAACATGATGAAAAACACCAAGATCGTTCCATCTGAAAATGGTCTTCATGAAGAAAGTCTCAGTGCAGAGcatgctgtgtgttttgttttcacctCGCTGGGAAGTGCTGAACCATACCTCTCAACTTTATCAAACTACTTAGAACAAACACCAGACGACCCTCAAGATCCACGCACTCAGGATGTAGAGAAGAAACAATGGTACGCCTCAAAAGAAGTAGCAGGTGTGATGAGGCATAAAGCAAAGCTCTTCAGTGACTTTGCAGAGGCCAACAAGGAGAACAAGAACATTAAGTTCTTGACAGTGGGATCAACAAATGAGACACAGAAAGGTTCAAGCATCTACCTTTATAAAGACGGCCATCGAGACAATGAGAACTTTGAGCCGCCTTCAAAGCCTGAAACGGTAACAGTAGGTGATATAAACCACAACAGTGTGACACTGAAGATTTCTCCACCCAGATTTGGAGCAGAGAACATCACCTCCTACTCTGTTGAGTACTGTGTCACTGGAGAGGATGGATGGAAACAGAAGACAGCATCAACAGCTGGAGAAGTCACAGTGAGCGATCTGAGTCCTAACACAGAGTATATGTTCAGATGCAGAGCAGTGAACTCAGCAGGTTGGGTTGGGCCAGCCAATGAAGTCAGTGGTTCCATTAAAACCTTACCTTGCAGCCCTCCTGGAAAACCTCAAGTTGAACCAAACTCAAGTGAGATATCAGTTAGCTGGGAGAAACCTGCTGAGCTTGGACAAGGTGTCCACATCCTGAGCTACATCCTGGAGTACGCCGTAAAGGACAACAGGGTGAAAGAGGAAGAACTCCAATGGAGCCAAATGATGTCAAGAGCTGAAAAGGCGATCATTTCAGGGCTTCAGTTAGAGACAGAATATGTCGTCAGGGTCCGATGTGATTGTGGTGTAGCCGGCAGAAGCAAAGAGAGCATCACTGTTAATGTCTGCACAACAACATTTACACTCACAGAATTCCTCAAAAGTACAAGCAAAAGGATGAATCACGAGTCACCCTCAGTTTATCAACTTCTGACAGAAGAAGATATGGACATCCATGGATGCCGGAGGTTTAACTTTGGCAAAGAAAGCACGAGGCAAAATCGCACTATTGTGCTTTTCGGAGCGACCGGATCAGGAAAGTCCACTCTGATCAATGGAATGATCAACTACATTGTTGGTGTGGAGTGGGAGGACACTTTCAGATTTCAATTAATTGATGAGGATCAACTGAGATCACAAGCTGAAAGCCAGACCTCTGAAGTCACTGTGTACAAGATCAACCACCAGGATGGTTTTAAAATAGATCACTCACTGACCATTGTGGACACTCCAGGGTTTGGAGATACAAGAGGCATAGCAAGAGACAGAAAGATCATTGAACATCTGCGTAATCTCTTCTCTGCTGAGCACGGCGTCAGTGACATTGACGCTGTGTGTTTTGTAGCTCCGGCTGCTTTAGCACAATTCACACCAtcacaaaaatgtgtgtttgattCTGTGCTCTCGATCTTTGGCGAAGATGTGGCGGAAAACATCCGGATTCTGGTGACACTTGCAGACGGCCAGCAACCAGCAGTTCTAGAGGCAATCATTGCTTCAGGTGTCCCATGTCCTAAAACAAAAGGCGGGCTGCCAATTCACTTCAAATTCAACAATTCAGTGTTGTTTGCAGACAAAAAATCATCTGCAGCAGACAACAtgagtgatgaagatgaagatgtggGCTTTGAACAGATGTTTTGGAACATGGGGACAAAAGGCATGAAAAGGTTCTTTGTTGCTTTGAATGTCATAGAAACCAAAAGCTTGACAATGACAAAGAAGGTCCTCAGAGAAAGAAAGCATCTCGGGAATACATATGAGAACTTTCTGAAGCAGGTTAAAGTTGGGTTAGCTAGGCTTAAAGAGATAAATGAGACAGCTGTAAAGCTTCAAATTCATGAGGAAGAGATCAACAGAAATAAGAACTTTGAGTTTGAAGTCGCCTTCACAATGCCTGTTAAAGTAGACATTTCTGGTACTGGATCTCAAAAGTACAGGTGGGAGTATGAGGAAGTTAAACAAAAACGTACGGTGAAAGAGCTGAAAAAAAAGTACCTAAAACCTTCAGAGGCTAAAAAACCTGCTCAGGCATTGGACGAAAAACTGAGGGCTGAATACAATCGTGTGAAGGTTGAGGTGCGGAAACTGTTGGAGAGCTCTGCTGAGTGTTACAACAGACTTAAAGAGAAAACACTGAAGCCAGATCCTCTCTCCACTCTAGGGTTTATTGATATGCTgattgagagagagaaatctGAGGCCAAGTTAGGCTGGAAGCATCGAGTTTGGTACCTGAGAGACATACAAAGTGTGCTTATTGACAAATAA